A single genomic interval of Natronoarchaeum philippinense harbors:
- a CDS encoding Cdc6/Cdc18 family protein encodes MELSERIARRLETTTSGGLVVDESALNPAVHLPEPVGRGSVMEQILDALDPVFDGECPDDLAVCGPRGSGKSAILTALFAQLNESLGRSDNSIWTSTRGSGDATAQFAYVDARRADSEFQYYHAILDTVSHNPVPRRGVGTDELRERLADVVAEHSSAIVVAVDHLSETDDGVADVRSLLEPVAAGTALVIVGEEPRDDWDGRTVEVPAYRSHALVDLLTERGSYGLTNGALAHDDARRIADWADGDAHDALAALFGAAISADRDGADRIRERDVDVGIDAVPDNCAQIGQVLALPENRRTVLSELLRVDGHERPISDAAEAVGERTDLSPSTVQRYLYELAEVGLLSRKAIEGDCGNGRTPTRVVPQFPTLVFERLEQRSRL; translated from the coding sequence ATGGAACTCAGCGAGCGCATCGCGCGACGACTGGAGACGACGACGAGCGGCGGCCTCGTCGTCGACGAGAGCGCACTCAACCCCGCCGTCCACCTCCCGGAACCGGTCGGCCGGGGATCGGTCATGGAGCAGATACTCGATGCGCTCGACCCGGTGTTCGACGGCGAATGCCCCGACGACCTCGCCGTCTGTGGCCCGCGGGGCAGCGGGAAATCGGCGATCCTGACGGCGCTGTTCGCCCAACTCAACGAGAGTTTGGGCCGGAGCGACAACTCGATCTGGACGTCGACCCGGGGAAGCGGCGATGCCACGGCGCAGTTTGCCTACGTCGACGCGCGCCGCGCCGACAGCGAGTTCCAGTACTATCACGCCATCCTTGACACCGTCTCCCACAATCCGGTGCCGCGCCGTGGCGTCGGCACCGACGAGCTCCGCGAGCGCTTGGCCGACGTGGTCGCAGAGCATTCGAGCGCCATCGTCGTCGCCGTCGATCATCTCTCGGAGACCGACGACGGCGTCGCCGACGTGCGGTCGCTGCTGGAACCGGTGGCGGCGGGCACGGCGCTGGTGATCGTCGGCGAGGAACCGCGAGACGACTGGGACGGCCGGACCGTCGAGGTGCCGGCCTACCGGTCGCACGCATTGGTCGATCTGCTCACCGAACGCGGCTCGTACGGACTCACCAACGGCGCGCTGGCTCACGACGACGCCCGCCGGATCGCCGACTGGGCCGATGGCGACGCCCACGACGCGCTCGCCGCGCTGTTTGGCGCCGCGATCAGCGCCGACCGGGACGGCGCCGACCGGATCCGCGAGCGCGACGTGGATGTGGGCATCGACGCTGTCCCCGACAACTGCGCACAGATCGGCCAAGTGCTCGCGCTGCCGGAAAACCGGCGGACCGTGCTGTCCGAACTGCTTCGGGTCGACGGACACGAGCGTCCGATCAGCGACGCCGCGGAGGCGGTCGGAGAACGGACCGATCTCTCGCCGAGCACCGTCCAGCGATATCTCTACGAACTCGCCGAAGTCGGGCTGCTGTCCCGCAAAGCGATCGAAGGCGACTGCGGAAACGGTCGGACGCCGACCCGAGTCGTGCCGCAGTTCCCGACGCTGGTGTTCGAGCGGCTCGAACAGCGATCGCGGCTGTAG
- a CDS encoding DUF368 domain-containing protein yields the protein MRRWLSIYLKGIFMGSADIVPGVSGGTIALITGIYERLIAAITNADPRLLRHALRPHDAESRAALADGLREMDIGFLLALGAGIATAIVGASQIVGAVAESYPGLTAAFFVGLIGASAVVLARQVSVDDAETALIVAVGITLAGSMAFLGGSSAPHALPLVFLAGMVAVSATILPGVSGAFFLLVLGQYYFMLDALTAFLDALVGLASGGGVAALLDSGVVVVTFCSGALVGVLSIAHAVKWALDHHRQRTLAFLVALMIGGVLVPGRDVASHVTEAGGGAATASAALAALAVAGVGAAAVLAIDHYTDDLDYAEDDDAGRRARDGEDNDSQDDRQPRFDAASEE from the coding sequence ATGCGACGCTGGCTCTCGATCTACCTCAAGGGCATTTTCATGGGTTCTGCAGACATCGTCCCCGGCGTTTCCGGCGGGACGATCGCGCTGATCACCGGCATCTACGAGCGACTCATCGCCGCAATCACGAACGCGGACCCGCGGCTACTCCGCCACGCGCTGCGGCCGCACGACGCCGAGTCGCGGGCCGCTCTCGCCGACGGGCTCCGCGAGATGGACATCGGCTTCCTGCTCGCGCTCGGCGCCGGCATCGCCACGGCAATCGTGGGGGCCTCCCAGATCGTCGGTGCGGTCGCCGAGTCCTACCCGGGGCTCACCGCTGCTTTCTTCGTCGGTTTGATCGGCGCCTCAGCCGTCGTACTGGCCCGGCAGGTGTCGGTCGACGACGCCGAGACGGCGCTGATCGTCGCCGTCGGCATCACGCTCGCGGGGAGCATGGCGTTTCTCGGCGGGAGTTCGGCGCCCCACGCGCTCCCGCTCGTGTTTCTGGCCGGGATGGTCGCGGTGAGCGCGACGATCCTCCCGGGGGTTTCTGGCGCCTTCTTCCTGCTGGTGCTCGGCCAGTATTACTTCATGCTCGACGCGCTGACCGCCTTTCTGGACGCGCTCGTCGGGCTGGCGTCCGGCGGCGGCGTCGCGGCGCTGCTCGATTCCGGCGTCGTCGTCGTGACCTTCTGCTCGGGCGCGCTCGTCGGCGTGCTCTCGATCGCCCACGCGGTCAAGTGGGCGCTCGACCACCACCGGCAGCGGACGCTCGCTTTTCTCGTGGCGCTGATGATCGGCGGCGTGCTCGTTCCCGGTCGCGACGTTGCGAGCCACGTCACCGAAGCGGGCGGCGGCGCCGCGACCGCCAGCGCCGCGCTGGCGGCGCTCGCAGTCGCCGGCGTCGGGGCGGCCGCGGTGCTGGCGATCGATCACTACACCGACGATCTGGACTACGCCGAGGACGACGACGCGGGCCGCCGCGCTCGCGACGGCGAGGACAACGACTCCCAAGACGATCGCCAGCCGCGGTTTGACGCCGCTTCGGAGGAGTGA
- a CDS encoding HAD-IIA family hydrolase, producing MSAYRGAILDVDGTIVLGDQSIPGAADAVDVLRDAGLDLLLFSNNPTKRRDHYADRLADHGIEIDPSRFLTAATVTAEYLDEHHAGDDLLVVGEPGLEDLLVERDLALGAGPDDADAVVASIDREFHYDRLTEALWALEDDSAAFLSTDPDVTIPVEDHLVPGSGAIVGAIEAATGRQPDRVLGKPADTAIDAALERLGVPPESVLVVGDRLDTDIALGERAGMTTALVLTGVTDREDIDDAEITPDHVLESIAEVEELL from the coding sequence ATGAGTGCGTACCGCGGTGCGATACTGGACGTAGACGGAACGATCGTGTTGGGCGACCAGTCGATACCGGGCGCTGCCGACGCCGTCGACGTGCTTCGGGACGCCGGTCTCGATCTGCTGTTGTTCTCGAACAATCCGACCAAGCGCCGGGACCACTACGCCGATCGGCTGGCCGACCACGGCATCGAGATCGACCCATCACGATTTCTGACCGCGGCAACCGTCACCGCCGAGTATCTCGACGAACACCACGCCGGAGACGATCTGTTAGTTGTCGGTGAGCCCGGCCTCGAAGACCTGCTGGTCGAACGTGACCTCGCTCTGGGGGCCGGTCCAGACGACGCCGACGCCGTCGTGGCATCGATCGACCGCGAGTTCCACTACGACCGGCTCACCGAAGCGCTGTGGGCGCTCGAAGACGACTCCGCGGCGTTTCTCAGCACCGATCCGGACGTGACGATCCCCGTCGAGGACCACCTCGTCCCCGGCTCGGGTGCGATCGTCGGCGCGATCGAAGCGGCGACCGGACGCCAGCCCGATCGCGTGCTCGGGAAACCGGCAGACACGGCGATCGACGCCGCGCTGGAACGACTCGGCGTCCCGCCGGAGTCGGTGCTGGTCGTCGGCGACCGCCTCGACACCGACATCGCACTCGGCGAGCGCGCTGGCATGACGACCGCGCTGGTGCTGACCGGCGTCACCGATCGAGAGGACATCGACGACGCCGAGATCACGCCGGACCACGTGCTGGAGTCGATTGCGGAGGTCGAGGAGTTGTTGTGA
- a CDS encoding oligosaccharyl transferase, archaeosortase A system-associated, producing MSTDTEQVGVGSTESVVDLAQRWYHVPALAVMMLYMLWVRFQSYGAVVRDSAVYFIGNDAYYHYRETMFAVKNWLSTMPFDPWTQFPFGTSTGQFGTLFDQLIAAGILVLGLGSPSDRQAAIAFAVAPAVIGTLCAVPVYYLGKRLSDRLGGLFAVLVLALLPGQFLLRSVVGFTDHHVGEVLFQTIAVLAMMVAVTVAEREKPVFEQFRDGDWGGLRETIKWSALAGLALALYLWTWPPGVVLVGVFGAFFAVALSIDVVHGRSPEHVAIVGALSLTIGAVLLLPMVEAFTFGSPTTMSLLHVSLALAVALGCVFLAWLARQWDQQGRDPQSYPLTVGAIGVAAIVVGSFVVPGVVDTVWQQMERALLLGQSDATLTIQEAQTTLSQPGGAMAFMFRNYGFTYVVAIIGFGWMTLGSLSMPDRYRSEHLLVAVWAVFVTLMALSQVRFHYYLAAVVAVLNAVALRGVFSLLGIPSFDRAKEVETYQVLAIAAAIVLIVFPIAVSFGAGGATAYQQANARQPGSVTTWDDSLDWMSENTPEPGTYGGADSEFAYYGSYSETNDYQYPDGAYGVMSWWDYGHWITVEGERPAVANPFQQGARTASAFFQAQSEERANLLLDALPAAQETDERIGEMSTAELRELVNSTSEQQQSEDTRYVMIDDQMAGEKFWAITQWTSPPDVDGMMRPGTGQYDNSMISELYFQDANGLSNYRLVHENERFSVVGNIPTRGGGQTWATSGPFAQGWNATGQTRLSLLQSGLNADVESTVKTYERVDGATLTGEAAPNQTVIAAVELETNANRPFLYTQSVQTGEDGTFSITVPYATNDELGPADGYTDSAVNATTSYSIVAGDNVSRSDYQRDGWNQNASISLEGTTNVSESAVVDGESVQVDLGEYDGGNASDGGNQTDGSGSDADGTDGSGSDGGNTTADLEPVARPALSA from the coding sequence ATGAGTACGGACACGGAACAGGTCGGCGTCGGATCCACGGAGTCCGTCGTCGATCTCGCCCAGCGTTGGTATCACGTCCCCGCGCTGGCTGTGATGATGCTGTACATGCTGTGGGTGCGGTTCCAGTCGTACGGCGCTGTCGTCCGGGACAGCGCGGTGTACTTCATTGGAAACGACGCCTACTACCACTACCGCGAGACGATGTTCGCGGTCAAAAACTGGCTCTCGACGATGCCGTTCGATCCGTGGACGCAGTTCCCCTTCGGCACGTCGACGGGTCAGTTCGGGACGCTGTTCGACCAGTTGATCGCCGCCGGCATTCTCGTCCTCGGACTGGGATCGCCCAGCGACCGACAGGCCGCGATCGCCTTTGCGGTCGCTCCCGCCGTGATCGGCACCCTCTGTGCGGTGCCGGTCTACTACCTCGGCAAGCGCCTGAGCGACCGCCTCGGCGGGCTCTTTGCCGTCCTCGTGCTGGCGCTGCTGCCCGGGCAGTTCCTGTTGCGCTCGGTCGTCGGCTTCACCGACCACCACGTCGGTGAGGTGCTGTTCCAGACGATCGCAGTGCTGGCGATGATGGTCGCCGTGACCGTCGCCGAGCGCGAAAAGCCCGTCTTCGAGCAGTTCCGCGACGGCGACTGGGGCGGCCTGCGCGAGACGATCAAGTGGAGCGCGCTCGCCGGCCTCGCGCTGGCGCTGTACCTCTGGACGTGGCCGCCCGGCGTCGTGCTGGTCGGCGTCTTCGGCGCCTTCTTCGCCGTGGCGCTGTCGATCGACGTGGTCCACGGTCGCAGCCCCGAACACGTCGCCATCGTCGGCGCGCTCAGTCTCACTATCGGCGCCGTGTTGCTCCTCCCGATGGTCGAGGCGTTCACCTTCGGCTCCCCGACGACGATGTCGCTGCTCCACGTCTCGCTGGCGCTCGCGGTCGCGCTCGGCTGCGTGTTCCTCGCGTGGCTCGCACGCCAGTGGGACCAACAGGGCCGCGATCCCCAGAGCTACCCGCTCACCGTCGGCGCGATCGGCGTCGCCGCCATCGTCGTCGGCAGTTTCGTCGTTCCCGGCGTCGTCGATACGGTCTGGCAACAGATGGAACGCGCACTGTTGCTCGGCCAGTCCGACGCGACGCTGACGATTCAGGAGGCACAGACGACGCTGTCGCAGCCCGGCGGCGCGATGGCCTTCATGTTCCGGAACTACGGATTCACCTACGTCGTCGCCATCATCGGCTTCGGCTGGATGACGCTCGGTTCGCTGTCGATGCCCGACCGCTACCGCTCCGAGCATCTGCTCGTTGCGGTCTGGGCCGTGTTCGTGACGCTGATGGCGCTCTCGCAGGTTCGATTCCACTACTACCTCGCGGCGGTCGTGGCGGTGCTCAACGCCGTCGCGCTGCGGGGCGTATTCAGTCTGCTCGGCATCCCCTCGTTCGACCGCGCCAAGGAGGTCGAAACGTATCAGGTGCTTGCGATCGCGGCGGCGATCGTCCTGATCGTGTTCCCGATCGCGGTGTCGTTCGGCGCTGGTGGCGCGACGGCTTACCAGCAGGCCAACGCCCGCCAGCCCGGGAGCGTGACGACGTGGGACGACAGCCTCGACTGGATGAGCGAGAACACGCCCGAACCCGGTACCTACGGCGGTGCGGACTCCGAGTTCGCCTACTACGGAAGCTACTCCGAGACGAACGACTACCAGTACCCCGACGGTGCCTACGGCGTCATGTCGTGGTGGGACTACGGCCACTGGATCACCGTCGAGGGCGAACGACCCGCGGTCGCCAACCCGTTCCAGCAGGGCGCCCGCACCGCGAGCGCGTTCTTCCAAGCCCAGTCCGAAGAGCGTGCGAACCTGCTGCTAGATGCCCTCCCCGCCGCACAGGAGACTGACGAGCGGATCGGCGAGATGTCGACGGCCGAACTCCGCGAACTCGTCAACTCGACGAGCGAGCAACAGCAGAGCGAAGACACTCGGTACGTGATGATCGACGACCAGATGGCCGGCGAGAAGTTCTGGGCAATTACCCAATGGACATCGCCGCCGGATGTTGACGGTATGATGCGCCCCGGTACTGGACAGTACGACAATTCGATGATCAGTGAGTTGTACTTCCAAGATGCTAACGGACTAAGCAACTATCGACTTGTTCATGAGAATGAACGCTTCTCCGTAGTCGGGAATATCCCCACGCGGGGCGGAGGCCAAACGTGGGCTACGAGTGGACCATTCGCTCAAGGCTGGAATGCGACAGGTCAGACTCGACTAAGTCTCTTGCAATCCGGTCTAAATGCTGATGTTGAGTCAACGGTCAAGACCTACGAGCGCGTCGACGGTGCGACGCTGACGGGCGAGGCCGCGCCGAACCAGACCGTGATCGCGGCGGTCGAGTTGGAGACCAACGCCAACCGGCCGTTCCTCTACACGCAGTCGGTCCAGACGGGCGAGGACGGCACGTTCTCGATCACCGTGCCCTACGCGACGAACGACGAACTGGGCCCCGCTGACGGCTACACCGACAGCGCGGTCAACGCGACGACGAGCTACTCCATCGTCGCCGGCGACAACGTCTCCCGTTCCGACTACCAGCGCGACGGCTGGAACCAGAACGCGAGCATCTCGCTCGAAGGAACGACGAACGTCTCCGAGTCGGCCGTTGTCGACGGCGAGTCGGTGCAGGTCGACCTCGGCGAGTACGACGGCGGCAACGCCAGCGACGGCGGGAACCAGACCGACGGCTCCGGCTCCGACGCGGACGGCACCGACGGCTCCGGTTCCGACGGCGGTAACACGACCGCTGACCTCGAACCGGTCGCCCGTCCGGCCCTGAGCGCGTAA